The genomic window GCGTGAGCTGATCCCGGCGTGGGCCGGGTCGGTATCGGGGTAATACTGCCCGATGTCGCCCAGGGCCAGTCCCGAGAGCAGCGCGTCGGCCACCGCGTGCAGCACGGCGTCGCCGTCGCTGTGGGCCACCGCGCCGTGTTCGGCCTGCGCGATGGGCACGCCGCCCAGGATCAGCGGCAGGCCGGGGGCCAGGCGGTGGGCATCTTCGCCGTAGCCGATGCGGTAGGGCAGGGGAGAGGAGGTCATGGAGCGAGGATAGAGGAGCGGCACGTTCACGCCATCCGGTCCGGACTCAGGGCGCGGCCTCCCCACCCACCTCGGCCTCGCCCCGGGTGCCGTCGCGCAGCGCCGCCGCAAAGGCGTCGGCGTCGCCGGGATACACCGCCACGGCCAGCGTGATGCCCGAGGCCGTGTACGCCTCCTCGCCGCGCACGGTATCGAAGGTGTCGAGCAGGTGGTACAGCGCTCCCAGGTGTTCAAACGGCACGGCCACCGACAGGGTCTGGCGGGGCCGCACCTCCAGTTTGGGGGCCGTGCGCAGACACTCGGCCGCCGCACCGCCATAGGCCCGCACCAGCCCGCCGGTGCCCAGCTTGACGCCGCCGTAGTAGCGCACAACCACGGCCATGACGTGATCCACGCCCTGACCCTCAATGGCCCGCAGCATGGGTGCCCCTGCCGTGCCGCCCGGCTCGCCATCGTCGTTGAAGCGGTACAGCGCGCCGATGCGGTAGGCCCAGCAGTGGTGGGTGGCGTCGGGGTAGCGCGCCCGGACCTCGCTCAGAAAGGCCAGCGCCTGCTCCGGCGTGTCGGCCCGCGCGGCGAAGGCCAGGAACTCGCTGTTCTCCACCACATCGCTGTGGCGGTGCTCGCCGGCCAGAGTGGTGAAGGGATCGGGAAGCCCGGCGCTCACAGCAAGCCGCGCTCCACCAGATGCCTCCGCGCGTGCCACAACGTCAGGCTGCTGGGGCCGTCTCCTATCTCACCGGCCTCCAGCATGCGGTAGGCTTCGGGCAACGGCACGACCAGCCGCTCGATGGTCTCGGTGTCCTCGTGCTGCATGTCGCCCAGCACCACATTCAGCGCCAGGGTGGCGTAGAAGACCACGCCGCTGATGCTGGGCTGGGGATAGAAGCCGGGCAGCGGCACCCACTCGCCCGCCACGCCGCCGACCTCCTCCAGCAGTTCGCGGGCGGCGGCGGGCACGAGGTCCTCGCCGCGTTCCACGCCCCCCGCCACAACCTCGGTGATGGTGGCGCGCAGCGGATAGCGGTACTGGCGGATCAGCACGGCCTCGCCGGCGGGCGTGACCGGCAGCACGAACACGGCGCGCGGCCCCCGCGGACGGTACTGGTACAGCGTCTCCACACCGGGGCGGACCTGCACGCGGTCTTCCAAGACCACCCGGAAGCCGTCCACCAGCACGCGGGTGGACAGCGTGTTCCAGGGCCGGGACTCGTCCTCGGTCAGCGTGGCCCAGTTCGGATGAGCTGTGGGGGGCGCCGGGCGGGAATCGCTCATGGCCCCAGGCTAGAGCATTTGCCCGCCGCGCGGCCCGCTCTGGCCGGGTCCCCGGCGCGGCGGTGCCAAGAAAAAACCCCCGCCTGAGCGGGAGTTCTCTTGGTAGAACCGAGGGGATTTGAACCCCTGACCCCTACCGTGTCAAGGTAGTGCTCTACCCCTGAGCTACGGTTCTACAACGGGCACTGTGCAGGAAAACGCTGTGCAGAAAAACTTGGAGGCGCTGACCGGACTCGAACCGGTGGTGGAGGTTTTGCAGACCTCTGCCTTACCACTTGGCTACAGCGCCGAAACCCTGAAGACATCTGGGGGCCATGATCTGGCAGGTCTCTCCTCTCCAGCGGAAGGAATGTTAGCACGCTCCCGTAAGCCTGTAAACGGGGGCACCGGGCACGCGCCGCGCCCGCTAGACTTGGGGTCATGAAAAAACGGACGCGGGGACGCGGGGGCCTGCTGGGGCTGGCGGTGGCGGGCGTGCTGGCGGGCTGCGGCAGGACGCCTCAGGCGGAGCAGCCCCAGCCGTTCATCACCGGGCGGGTGTGGAACGTGGCCCACCAGGGCGGGGAACTGCTGTGGCCCAGCAACACCATGCTGGCGTTCCGCAACGCCGCGAAGCTGGGCGTGGACATGCTCGACACCGACATGCACGCCACCAAGGACGGCGTGCTCGTGCTGGCGCACGACGAGACCCTGGACCGCCTGACCGACACACAGGGCCGGATTGCCGATCTGACGCTGGCCGAGGTGCGGGCGGCGGACGCGGGGTATACCCTGTCGCCCGACGGTGGCCAGACCTTTCCGTTCCGCGCTCAGGGTGTGCAGGTGGCCACCCTGTCCGAAGTGCTCAGCGAATT from Deinococcus aerophilus includes these protein-coding regions:
- a CDS encoding NUDIX domain-containing protein, whose protein sequence is MSDSRPAPPTAHPNWATLTEDESRPWNTLSTRVLVDGFRVVLEDRVQVRPGVETLYQYRPRGPRAVFVLPVTPAGEAVLIRQYRYPLRATITEVVAGGVERGEDLVPAAARELLEEVGGVAGEWVPLPGFYPQPSISGVVFYATLALNVVLGDMQHEDTETIERLVVPLPEAYRMLEAGEIGDGPSSLTLWHARRHLVERGLL
- a CDS encoding IMPACT family protein is translated as MSAGLPDPFTTLAGEHRHSDVVENSEFLAFAARADTPEQALAFLSEVRARYPDATHHCWAYRIGALYRFNDDGEPGGTAGAPMLRAIEGQGVDHVMAVVVRYYGGVKLGTGGLVRAYGGAAAECLRTAPKLEVRPRQTLSVAVPFEHLGALYHLLDTFDTVRGEEAYTASGITLAVAVYPGDADAFAAALRDGTRGEAEVGGEAAP
- the ispF gene encoding 2-C-methyl-D-erythritol 2,4-cyclodiphosphate synthase — translated: MTSSPLPYRIGYGEDAHRLAPGLPLILGGVPIAQAEHGAVAHSDGDAVLHAVADALLSGLALGDIGQYYPDTDPAHAGISSREILAHALALVREWRYAPANVALVVTLDRPKLGPLRAEIARSVAALLRLPDTEVGVSFKTSEGLAPAHVQVRVTVLLVRTAP